Proteins from a genomic interval of Vanessa atalanta chromosome 28, ilVanAtal1.2, whole genome shotgun sequence:
- the LOC125074545 gene encoding zinc finger protein 62-like — protein MEHKVCQCCFSITYNNNDIKNNLFEQKVIYSELIKDTFDINITSEINKICNQCIRKLKEASEFKRVIQRTQDELLKICKDKQETQNMDTDTTKRDVCAMSTNLWDVDKKSKGPIKDTQYPIHSMIAFQIKSDLTGEKYIKDKCTNIQENVKNNGDKITILPTDVTNRTKIHRATREDSLKLLKYSNICLFKSLKTKFQCYSCKETFFNMSDLRSHTKIHSNTNDRGSKINLKGYSSKNADISSLSCNLCYQACNDLSVLKQHLINKHSIEFASAEHMFVPFKLENGFKCVTCGEDFNSFVRLSTHMNKHSTNNVCEKCGTFFINRLSLRAHLQSVHREKKCTMCLAKFEKNYTKVKHMRIVHNVGAIRRYCTICGKDFKHSYKLLEHKIKEHGAQRLTSNCKECGKTFLSPQNLKIHIRSVHVKERNYQCNVCGMRFFTKADEKRHGRKHEDVKMFSCSYCEGKFKSKDSWRRHLKRIHDKLVVD, from the exons atggAGCATAAAGTGTGCCAATGTTGTTTTTcaattacatacaataataatgatatcaaaaataatttgttcgaacaaaaagttatttattccgAATTAATAAAAGATACTTTTGATATAAAC atcacttcagaaattaataaaatatgtaatcaaTGTATAAGAAAACTCAAAGAAGCTTCGGAATTTAAACGCGTTATTCAGAgaacacaagatgaattattaaaaatatgtaaag ATAAACAGGAAACACAAAATATGGATACTGATACTACTAAAAGGGATGTATGTGCAATGTCTACAAACCTTTGGGATGTAGATAAGAAATCAAAAGGTCCAATCAAAG ACACGCAATATCCAATCCATTCAATGATAgcttttcaaattaaatcagATCTAACTggtgaaaaatatatcaaagataaATGCACAAATATACAAGAAAATGTGAAGAATAATGGAG ataaaattacaattttgccAACCGATGTCACGAATCGCACTAAAATCCATCGAGCGACAAGAGAAGACTCATTAAAACTCCTTAAATACTCAAATATTTGTCTGTTCAAGTCATTAAAAACGAAGTTCCAATGTTACTCCTGTAAAGAAACCTTCTTTAACATGTCAGATTTAAGATCACACACAAAAATTCACTCAAATACAAACGACAGAGGGTCCAAAATCAACTTAAAGGGGTATTCCTCTAAAAATGCAGACATCTCATCATTATCTTGCAATTTGTGTTATCAGGCGTGTAATGACTTGAGTGTATTGAAACAgcatttgataaataaacacaGTATAGAATTTGCATCAGCTGAACATATGTTTGTTCCGTTTAAACTCGAGAACGGCTTCAAATGTGTTACATGTGGCGAAGACTTCAATTCATTCGTCCGTTTATCGACCCACATGAATAAACACTCGACGAATAATGTCTGTGAAAAATGTGGCACGTTCTTCATAAACCGTTTGAGTCTGAGAGCACATTTACAGTCGGTCCATAGAGAGAAAAAATGCACGATGTGTCTGGCGAAGTTTGAGAAGAACTATACCAAGGTGAAGCATATGAGGATTGTGCACAACGTCGGAGCCATTAGGAGATATTGTACGATATGTGGCAAAGATTTCAAACACTCGTACAAATTACtggaacataaaataaaagagcaCGGGGCTCAGAGATTGACATCAAATTGCAAGGAGTGTGGGAAGACCTTCCTCTCGCCGCAGAATTTGAAGATTCACATAAGGTCCGTTCATGTTAAGGAGAGGAATTACCAGTGCAATGTATGTGGTATGAGGTTCTTCACTAAAGCTGATGAAAAAAGACATGGAAGGAAACACGAGGATGTCAAGATGTTCTCATGCAGTTATTGTGAGGGGAAATTCAAGTCGAAGGATTCTTGGAGACGACATTTGAAACGTATACATGATAAATTAGTCgtcgattaa